CCACCATTGCTCCAGATTAAAAAGACGGTATCGGGTCAGACCGGCCGCCATACCCAAATAGAGGACCAAAACGGAGACGAGACTGAGAGATAGTGGAATGCCGCGCTGTCCACCCAATGCCGGCGGTAGAATAATCAATGATGTAAGCAATAGGCAGCCTATGAAGATAGATATGGCACACCATTTCAAGGAGGCTCGCTCCAGTGGGTGGTCGCGTGTCAGGTGCCACTGTCGTCCAAGAACCGCAACGCCGGAGATAAAGCCGAATACAATGACCGAGTAGATGCTGTATCGGGGAGAGGCGCCAATCTGTAGCTGGTCCGCGAGCCAGGCCAGGACGCCGAGGAAAAGTATCAGGTAATGGACCGGAAGGCGTGATTGCCGAAATGGATAGACCCAGAAAAGAGCGGTCAGGGAGGCACTGACCTGTAAGACGGCGAGGTGGTTAACGGACATTGCCAATGCCAGAACGTAGCCGCTGATGGCGAGCTCGCGCCCCCCATAGATGCCTAATGTTAAAGTGGTAAGAAAAATGCTGATACCTGATAGGAGGAACAGTCGCGTTTCTATCCTTCCGGGACTGTAGGCCCAGATTCCGGCGGCGACCAGAAGAGCCACCCATCCATAGCCCGCTTTTACCAGAAAGTAGCCGATGGCCCTCTTGCTCGGGCGGCTATCCACCTGAAGAATGATTGCGTCTTGACTCTCGGTGATGACCTTTAGCTCGCCTGTTCCAATCTCCTTAACAAGTTGGTTGTGCTGTTCCAGTAAGGCGTTGTAACTCTGGTAGGAAAGTAAATCCGGATCTTCATGAATGGTGTCCGCGAATAGTGGGATCCGGGAACCATCGGCTCTTTCCACGGCGATCACCTTTTCGCCGGGGCGGATCCTGCCGGCATTGGGGGCTTCGGTGGAAACGCTGGCCACAGTCAGAAGGCCGCGCTCCCTATCCGCGTCCCAGGTGATGCCAAGTTGAGGGATGCTTATCAGATAGCCAGCGGACAGCGCGGTGGCAAGCAGTGCAAGCAGTGTAATGATGATGAGGCGTTGCTGCGGCGCGGCTCTTGTCACTGATGTGATCATGTCTTTTCAACCTGGCCATAAACCTTTGAGAACGTCGAGACGTTATTCTCAATATGTCTCTTCCTGGCGTGTTTTGGGAAACAATGGAGGGAAGCGCTTCTGAGGCTGTTGCCGTGTTTGCCTGGTCATGTTCTGGCGTACCGCTGGAACTGCGCCGCCGCTTCCGTAGCTCATAAATCCTGGTTTATAACGCCGAGGCGTACAGCTTGCAGTGCCGCTTCCGCACGGCCAGAAACACCAAGTTTCCGGTAGATGGTCTTGGTATAGGTGGCGACTGTATTGGCGGTAATATCCAGCGCCTCGGCGATATCGG
This sequence is a window from Alloalcanivorax dieselolei B5. Protein-coding genes within it:
- a CDS encoding sensor histidine kinase, whose translation is MITSVTRAAPQQRLIIITLLALLATALSAGYLISIPQLGITWDADRERGLLTVASVSTEAPNAGRIRPGEKVIAVERADGSRIPLFADTIHEDPDLLSYQSYNALLEQHNQLVKEIGTGELKVITESQDAIILQVDSRPSKRAIGYFLVKAGYGWVALLVAAGIWAYSPGRIETRLFLLSGISIFLTTLTLGIYGGRELAISGYVLALAMSVNHLAVLQVSASLTALFWVYPFRQSRLPVHYLILFLGVLAWLADQLQIGASPRYSIYSVIVFGFISGVAVLGRQWHLTRDHPLERASLKWCAISIFIGCLLLTSLIILPPALGGQRGIPLSLSLVSVLVLYLGMAAGLTRYRLFNLEQWWFKTWLWFFGGVLVVLLDLTLIFGLGLAGDIALMLSLVLAGWLYFPLRQGLMHRLGQSRQRNFDLALKTLVDKLFSVNSAGSILSAWPDLLNQTFSPLAIRQLTEHPDGASVAVSTDGARLILPPLETGEPCFQLEFADNGRRLFCPDDLRTADLLRAMSKQALSTVRAREDGAEAERRRIMRDLHDDVGGRILSVLHNANDDRQASLARNALQSLRDALQALDQESLNWLADSIDDWHDLCCQRCDEMAVPLQWSLMGKIDPEQTITVRQRINLSRIIHEGLTNAFKHAIPNYIKVSLHIDGNHLLLEIGNDGVTIGQEENRGIPRRGLNNMQTRAEELEGSFQFQTWNSIATIRVATPIA